A genome region from Candidatus Zixiibacteriota bacterium includes the following:
- a CDS encoding cation-translocating P-type ATPase, with protein MRRWTRKYEIAVTNPSETSLFADSSLREAGEIAAALGVDPEHGLTNAEAAERLRRDGRNELISSPPVPAWRKFLHQFRDPLVYLLLAAIAISAIAWALEGAHGVPIDALVILTIVAANAVLGYLQEARAEDAVAALANLTAATSAVLREDQVERIHTDELVKGDILVLNEGDSVGADARLVRAINLRVAEASLTGESESVTKRTAKLAKRAALADRDNMVFKGTAVTQGVGRAIVTATGMDTEMGKIARLLQTTREDPTPLQREIERLGKRLGIAVIAIAVIVVATIVLVFGVKTPAAAVGVLMLGVSLAVAAVPEGLPAILSVVLALGVQRMAARKAIVKKLSSVETLGSASVICSDKTGTLTKSEMTIERIVTVSGEVSLTGVGYHPQGEAVTVSGAAIDPKLLMEARLVLSGGSLAGNASLRERDGDWEIQGDPTEAAFLVAAHKLEGTRAHTAQFERRGEIPFTSERKLMSTLQHDGKTGRVSLVSKGAPDVLLRRCTAVRVGEDVVPLDEKLRTAALAAVERLSAQALRTLGVAYRRVEDPAVANGAGPLTDSLETELIYLGVVGIIDPPRPEAAVAVREAQRAGIRVLMITGDHPVTAARIAGDLGIVVPGARVLTGIELDELDESAWRAAVRSTSVYARVAPEHKLRIVDALQADGNIVAMTGDGVNDAPALKSADIGVAMGITGTEVTKEAGKLILADDNFATIVAAVREGRIIFDNIKKFLRYLLGSNMGEVLTVFLGVVLSGIIGLASESGGFLLPLLATQILWINLITDSAPALALGVDPETEDVMARPPRRLDARVIDGRMWVEVLTTGLVMAVATLLTIDLYLPGGVIAGIGPLEVARTAGFTVLVLAQLFNVFNARSATLSAFQGMFVNRWLLGAVLLGLLLQLAVVHLPFLNAAFGTAPLTAGQWLVCALMASSVLWISELRKLILRCMRGTDATA; from the coding sequence ATGAGGCGGTGGACAAGAAAATATGAGATTGCCGTGACAAACCCAAGCGAGACTTCCCTCTTCGCCGACTCATCACTGCGTGAGGCTGGTGAGATTGCGGCAGCGCTCGGCGTCGATCCCGAGCACGGGCTGACTAATGCCGAGGCAGCTGAACGCCTGCGGCGCGACGGCCGAAATGAACTTATCAGCTCCCCACCGGTTCCGGCGTGGCGCAAGTTCCTGCACCAGTTCCGCGATCCCCTGGTTTATCTGCTTCTGGCCGCCATTGCGATCTCGGCGATTGCCTGGGCGCTTGAGGGTGCCCACGGTGTCCCGATCGATGCGCTCGTCATCCTGACTATCGTTGCAGCGAACGCCGTGTTGGGCTATCTGCAGGAGGCGCGCGCCGAGGATGCCGTTGCGGCCCTGGCGAATTTGACCGCCGCCACCTCCGCGGTGCTGCGCGAGGATCAGGTCGAACGAATCCACACTGACGAATTAGTCAAGGGCGACATCCTGGTTCTTAACGAAGGCGACAGTGTCGGCGCCGACGCGCGTTTGGTGCGCGCAATCAATTTGCGGGTCGCCGAGGCGTCCCTCACCGGCGAGAGCGAATCGGTGACCAAGCGCACGGCGAAGCTGGCAAAGCGCGCGGCGCTGGCGGATCGCGACAACATGGTCTTCAAAGGCACGGCCGTCACGCAAGGGGTCGGGCGCGCGATCGTCACCGCCACCGGCATGGACACGGAAATGGGCAAGATCGCCCGGCTGCTGCAGACGACGCGGGAAGACCCGACGCCGCTGCAGCGCGAAATCGAGCGGCTCGGCAAACGGCTGGGGATAGCGGTGATCGCCATTGCCGTCATTGTGGTCGCGACAATTGTCCTGGTGTTCGGCGTCAAGACGCCCGCGGCTGCGGTGGGGGTGCTCATGCTCGGCGTCTCGCTCGCCGTCGCCGCCGTGCCGGAGGGGCTGCCGGCGATCCTGTCGGTCGTGCTGGCGCTCGGCGTTCAACGGATGGCGGCGCGCAAGGCCATTGTCAAAAAACTCTCGTCGGTCGAGACGCTCGGCTCGGCGTCGGTGATTTGCTCCGACAAGACCGGGACTCTGACCAAAAGCGAAATGACAATTGAACGGATCGTCACCGTTTCCGGCGAAGTCTCTTTGACCGGCGTCGGCTACCACCCCCAAGGTGAAGCCGTTACAGTCAGCGGTGCGGCGATCGATCCGAAGCTGCTCATGGAGGCGCGGTTGGTACTGAGCGGTGGGAGTCTGGCGGGCAATGCCTCCCTGCGCGAGCGCGACGGCGATTGGGAGATTCAGGGCGACCCGACCGAAGCGGCATTTCTGGTAGCGGCGCACAAGCTTGAGGGTACCCGCGCGCACACGGCGCAATTTGAACGGCGCGGCGAAATTCCGTTTACGTCGGAACGCAAGTTGATGTCCACGCTGCAACACGACGGCAAGACCGGGCGTGTTTCGCTGGTTTCGAAAGGTGCGCCCGACGTACTCCTGCGGCGCTGCACGGCGGTGCGAGTTGGTGAGGACGTCGTTCCGCTCGATGAGAAGCTTCGCACCGCGGCGCTCGCCGCAGTGGAGCGGCTGTCGGCCCAGGCGCTGCGGACGCTCGGTGTCGCCTACCGGCGCGTCGAGGATCCGGCAGTCGCCAACGGCGCCGGTCCGCTCACGGATTCGCTGGAGACGGAACTGATTTATCTGGGCGTCGTCGGCATCATCGATCCGCCGCGTCCGGAAGCCGCCGTCGCCGTCCGCGAGGCGCAGCGTGCCGGCATTCGCGTCCTGATGATCACCGGCGACCATCCGGTAACAGCGGCACGGATCGCCGGTGATCTCGGCATCGTCGTGCCCGGTGCGCGCGTGCTGACCGGCATCGAACTGGACGAATTGGACGAGAGCGCCTGGCGCGCGGCCGTGCGCTCGACTTCGGTGTACGCCCGCGTAGCACCGGAGCACAAGCTGAGAATTGTCGATGCGCTGCAGGCCGACGGCAACATCGTTGCCATGACCGGCGACGGCGTCAATGATGCGCCTGCACTCAAGTCGGCCGACATCGGCGTTGCCATGGGGATCACCGGCACCGAGGTGACCAAGGAGGCGGGCAAGTTGATTCTCGCGGACGACAACTTCGCGACGATTGTGGCGGCCGTCCGCGAAGGCCGGATCATCTTCGACAATATCAAGAAATTCCTGCGCTATCTTCTGGGTTCGAACATGGGGGAAGTCCTGACGGTATTTCTCGGCGTCGTGCTCTCGGGCATCATCGGGCTGGCCTCGGAGTCCGGCGGCTTCTTGCTGCCGCTGCTGGCGACGCAGATCCTCTGGATCAACTTGATTACCGATTCGGCGCCCGCGTTGGCGCTGGGAGTCGACCCTGAGACCGAAGACGTGATGGCGCGGCCGCCGCGCCGACTCGACGCACGCGTGATTGACGGCCGGATGTGGGTGGAGGTGCTGACGACGGGGCTGGTCATGGCAGTCGCAACGCTATTGACGATTGACCTCTATCTGCCCGGAGGAGTGATCGCCGGCATCGGGCCGCTGGAGGTGGCGCGGACCGCCGGATTTACGGTGCTGGTGCTAGCCCAGCTCTTCAACGTCTTCAACGCGCGCTCGGCGACGCTGAGCGCTTTTCAGGGAATGTTCGTCAATCGCTGGCTTCTGGGAGCAGTGCTACTCGGTCTGCTGTTGCAGCTTGCCGTCGTGCACCTGCCGTTTCTGAATGCGGCGTTCGGCACTGCGCCGCTGACGGCGGGGCAGTGGCTGGTCTGCGCGCTGATGGCCTCATCGGTGCTCTGGATCAGCGAGCTGCGTAAGTTGATCCTCCGTTGCATGCGCGGGACGGACGCCACAGCATGA
- a CDS encoding FAD-binding oxidoreductase, which yields MVVQTMANRAIELKQDALDMLRSRIKGPIFTAGDARYEESRTVWNGMIDKHPALVVRCLGVADVIACVNFACEHDLLLCIKGGGHNIAGLATADGAMMLDMSLMRGVWVDPQQRVARAQAGCLLGDVDRETQLHGLAAVLGFVSLTGVTGLTLGGGFGYLTRRWGYTTDNVLAMELVTADGRLVRASRTENPDLFWGLCGGGGNFGVVTGIDYKLYPVGPEIVGGVVAWPAEDAPKVLAFFRDLAASAPREMTLVAMMRPAPPAPWLPKEMHGKPIVAMMACHSGKLEDAEKAVAPIKSFGKPIGDILVRRPYTQLQSLLDATQPKGRRYYWKSEYLAEIRPELTDKFMAHAAKIVSPHSAVIFFQLGGALNELPNDHSAVGNRDARFVLNIAGSWEHPEADQANVAWARAAWNDMKSFSTGGTYLNFLTADDGPERTKDALRQGLQRLGAIKKTWDPHNLFRTNRNIHPA from the coding sequence ATGGTAGTACAGACGATGGCGAATCGCGCGATCGAACTGAAGCAGGACGCGCTCGATATGCTGAGGTCGCGCATCAAGGGGCCGATTTTCACCGCGGGAGATGCACGCTACGAAGAATCGCGCACAGTCTGGAACGGCATGATCGACAAACATCCGGCCCTGGTCGTGCGCTGTCTCGGCGTGGCCGACGTGATCGCGTGTGTCAACTTCGCGTGCGAACATGATCTGCTCCTTTGTATCAAGGGCGGCGGGCACAACATCGCCGGATTGGCCACGGCCGACGGTGCGATGATGCTTGATATGTCGCTCATGCGCGGCGTTTGGGTCGATCCCCAGCAGCGCGTGGCGCGCGCACAGGCGGGTTGCCTGCTGGGTGACGTCGACCGCGAGACGCAATTGCATGGTCTGGCGGCCGTCCTCGGTTTTGTCTCACTGACTGGCGTGACCGGATTGACCCTCGGAGGCGGCTTCGGTTATCTGACCCGCCGCTGGGGCTACACCACGGACAATGTCCTGGCGATGGAATTGGTCACGGCGGACGGCCGACTGGTGCGCGCCAGCCGGACCGAAAACCCCGACCTCTTCTGGGGACTGTGTGGCGGCGGCGGCAACTTCGGCGTCGTCACGGGAATTGACTACAAGCTGTATCCCGTCGGTCCGGAGATTGTCGGCGGCGTAGTGGCTTGGCCGGCAGAGGATGCGCCCAAGGTGCTGGCGTTCTTCCGCGACCTTGCGGCATCCGCGCCGCGAGAGATGACCCTGGTAGCGATGATGCGTCCGGCGCCGCCGGCGCCATGGCTGCCGAAGGAGATGCACGGCAAGCCGATTGTGGCGATGATGGCCTGCCATAGCGGCAAGCTTGAGGACGCCGAAAAAGCGGTCGCACCGATCAAATCGTTCGGCAAACCGATCGGTGACATCCTCGTGCGCCGCCCATATACGCAATTGCAATCGCTGCTGGATGCCACCCAGCCGAAAGGTCGGCGCTACTACTGGAAGAGCGAGTACCTGGCCGAGATTAGACCGGAACTTACCGACAAGTTCATGGCGCATGCCGCCAAGATTGTCTCACCGCACTCGGCGGTGATCTTCTTCCAGCTCGGCGGCGCCTTGAACGAACTGCCCAACGACCACTCGGCGGTCGGCAACCGCGACGCGCGTTTCGTGCTGAACATCGCCGGGTCGTGGGAACATCCGGAGGCAGATCAGGCTAATGTCGCATGGGCGCGCGCGGCCTGGAACGACATGAAATCGTTTTCTACCGGCGGCACGTATCTGAACTTCCTCACCGCTGACGACGGCCCCGAGCGCACGAAGGATGCGCTGCGTCAGGGACTGCAACGCCTGGGTGCGATCAAGAAGACCTGGGATCCGCACAACCTCTTCCGCACCAATCGCAACATCCATCCGGCATAA
- a CDS encoding DUF488 family protein, translated as MSIRLKRVYDAPDPRDGYRVLVDRLWPRGISKDRAGLDEWAKDLAPSNELRQWYHADRSHWAEFRQRYLAELKAQSDHLRELAARARTGEVTLLYAAADPDQNHAIVLMEAIKKYAAS; from the coding sequence ATGTCAATTAGACTGAAACGAGTCTACGATGCTCCAGATCCTCGCGACGGCTACCGGGTGCTGGTTGACCGACTCTGGCCGCGCGGTATCAGCAAGGATCGCGCCGGGCTCGACGAATGGGCCAAGGATTTGGCGCCCTCCAACGAACTGCGGCAGTGGTATCATGCCGATCGCAGTCACTGGGCGGAATTTCGCCAGCGCTATCTGGCTGAACTGAAAGCGCAGTCGGACCACTTGCGTGAGCTTGCTGCCCGGGCGCGCACTGGGGAAGTCACGCTCTTGTACGCCGCGGCCGACCCCGACCAGAATCACGCGATCGTCCTGATGGAAGCGATCAAGAAATACGCGGCATCCTGA
- a CDS encoding putative Ig domain-containing protein, translating to MPATLWRRINKASFVAVASLVLLTLFASVSAADFEKIPIEQAIRESREAHELERQGKARGLLKSRELLQQLGDRGALPTQYQYDVKFYRIDMSVNTTTEIITARVDMQSAATQDSVTFCEIDLYSNMTVDSIRVDGAVATFTRNGNVVKAFLPTPVDSGQLFTVVTYYNGHPIEGGFQAFSFDSYGGNPVISTLSEPYLARTWWPCKDHPDDKADSVDIIITYPSNLFCSSNGTMVGNIDLGNGTRQTYWKARYPIATYLVSLAMSNYSHWRNWFHYDVNDSMPVDFWVYPSQLAAAQSGYAPTVSMLDTLSRLFGLYPFINEKYAMSMFNWGGAMEHQTNTSIINNNYSQSIIVHEMGHQWWGDMITCRDWHHIWMNEGFASYVEALWFESTGSFADLRSYMNGMRYTSGGTIYCTDTTDVWSIFSSRVYDKGAWVLHMLRHVVGDANFFDILQTYYDDPRYKWKDVSTENFRDLCEEVTGMNLHPFFDNWIYGTYYPRYTMSFAYDQTSANSYRVYVHVRQNQSTNPTVFNMPNVDISVYNGTYHDFAVPNTQRDQDYIFDLVGTNMPPTSVVIDRNDWILKSTSTESYAVHIIYDTLRAGSEGTAYADSLIVRGGTKPYTFQLMSGSLPAGLTLNTATGVISGTPTDTGAVAVSIKATGISGGSDTKTLTFYIAPQLYVSGDADGSGAVNISDAVYLINYIFSGGPAPTPLAAGDPDCSGAVNISDAVYLINYIFSGGPAPC from the coding sequence GTGCCCGCAACTTTATGGCGGAGAATCAATAAGGCGAGTTTTGTCGCCGTTGCTTCACTCGTTCTTCTAACTCTATTCGCTTCCGTATCAGCAGCTGATTTCGAGAAGATTCCGATCGAGCAGGCGATTCGAGAATCACGCGAGGCTCACGAACTCGAGCGGCAGGGGAAGGCCCGTGGACTTCTGAAGTCGCGCGAGTTACTTCAACAACTTGGTGACCGCGGCGCGCTTCCGACGCAGTATCAATATGATGTCAAGTTCTACCGCATCGACATGAGCGTCAATACCACGACCGAAATCATCACGGCGCGCGTCGATATGCAGTCGGCGGCAACTCAGGACAGCGTCACTTTCTGCGAGATCGACCTCTACTCCAACATGACGGTGGATTCGATCCGTGTCGACGGCGCGGTCGCAACATTTACGCGCAACGGCAATGTGGTCAAGGCGTTTCTGCCGACGCCGGTGGATTCGGGACAATTATTCACCGTCGTAACCTACTACAACGGCCATCCGATCGAAGGCGGCTTCCAGGCATTCTCCTTCGACAGCTACGGCGGCAATCCGGTGATTTCCACTCTCTCGGAGCCATACCTGGCGCGCACGTGGTGGCCGTGCAAGGATCATCCGGACGACAAGGCCGACTCGGTGGACATCATCATCACCTATCCCAGCAACCTGTTCTGCAGTTCCAACGGCACGATGGTCGGCAACATCGACCTCGGCAACGGCACGCGGCAGACGTACTGGAAGGCGCGGTATCCGATCGCGACCTACCTGGTGAGCCTGGCGATGTCGAACTACTCGCACTGGCGCAACTGGTTCCACTACGATGTCAATGATTCGATGCCGGTCGACTTCTGGGTCTATCCTTCGCAGTTGGCGGCCGCACAATCCGGCTATGCACCAACAGTATCCATGCTCGATACGCTCTCGCGGCTGTTCGGGCTCTATCCCTTCATCAATGAGAAGTACGCGATGTCGATGTTCAACTGGGGCGGCGCCATGGAACATCAGACCAATACTTCGATCATCAACAACAACTACTCGCAGTCAATCATTGTGCACGAAATGGGCCATCAGTGGTGGGGCGATATGATCACCTGCCGCGACTGGCACCATATCTGGATGAATGAGGGATTCGCCAGCTACGTCGAGGCGCTCTGGTTCGAGTCGACCGGCAGTTTTGCCGATCTGCGCAGCTACATGAACGGCATGCGCTACACCTCCGGCGGCACGATCTACTGCACTGATACCACCGATGTCTGGTCGATCTTCTCCAGCCGCGTCTATGACAAAGGTGCGTGGGTCCTGCACATGCTGCGGCATGTCGTCGGCGACGCGAATTTCTTCGACATCCTGCAGACCTACTATGACGATCCGCGCTACAAGTGGAAAGACGTATCGACGGAGAATTTCCGCGACCTGTGCGAGGAAGTCACCGGCATGAACCTGCATCCCTTCTTCGACAACTGGATTTACGGCACCTATTATCCGCGCTATACCATGTCGTTCGCTTACGACCAGACCTCGGCCAATTCGTACCGCGTCTACGTGCACGTGCGGCAGAATCAGAGCACCAATCCGACGGTGTTCAATATGCCCAACGTCGATATCTCGGTGTATAACGGCACCTATCACGACTTCGCCGTGCCGAACACGCAGCGCGACCAGGACTATATCTTCGACCTGGTCGGCACCAATATGCCGCCGACCTCGGTCGTGATCGACCGCAACGATTGGATCTTGAAATCGACCTCGACCGAATCGTATGCCGTGCACATCATCTATGACACGCTCCGGGCCGGCAGCGAGGGGACGGCCTATGCCGACTCGCTGATCGTCCGCGGCGGGACCAAGCCGTACACGTTCCAGCTCATGTCGGGAAGTCTTCCGGCTGGACTGACGTTGAATACGGCGACCGGCGTGATCAGCGGCACACCGACCGACACCGGCGCGGTTGCGGTCTCGATCAAAGCCACTGGCATCAGCGGCGGCTCCGATACCAAAACACTGACCTTTTATATCGCGCCGCAGTTGTACGTCTCCGGCGATGCCGACGGCAGCGGCGCGGTCAACATCTCCGACGCAGTCTACTTGATCAATTACATCTTCTCCGGCGGACCGGCACCCACACCCTTGGCGGCCGGCGACCCGGATTGCAGCGGTGCGGTCAACATCTCCGATGCGGTCTACCTGATCAATTACATCTTCTCCGGCGGACCGGCGCCCTGCTAA